The following nucleotide sequence is from Devosia salina.
GACATAGGAGGACAGCGAGCAGCGCCCCTCGGCCATGACACAGAGGCCGCCAAAGGCGAAGACTTCGAGTTCGCAATCGACCTGCCGGGCCAGCGCCGCGATTTCGGCGACCGTCAGCACGCGCGGCAGCACCAGCCGTTTTGCTCCAAAACTCTCCACCAGGAGGTTGACCGCATCGGTATTGGATGCGGAGGCCTGGACCGAGACATGCAGGCGCTGCTCGGGATAGGTGGAGGCCACATAGTCCATCAGCGCCATGTCGGCGAGGATCAGCGCATCGGCGCCCGCGGCCACGGCATCGTCCGCAGCGCGGTACCAGAGATCCTCGTTTCCGGCGCGCATGAAGGTGTTGAGCGCCACATAGGTCTGCACGCCCCGCGACCGGCCAAACGCGATAGCGCTCTGCAACTCCTCTGGCATGAAGTTGAGCCCGGGAAAATTGCGGGCATTGGTCTCGTTGCGGAAGCCGCAATAGACGGCATCGGCGCCGGCTTCCACGGCTTCACGAAAGGCGGCCGGCGTGCC
It contains:
- the ubiU gene encoding ubiquinone anaerobic biosynthesis protein UbiU, encoding MELICPAGTPAAFREAVEAGADAVYCGFRNETNARNFPGLNFMPEELQSAIAFGRSRGVQTYVALNTFMRAGNEDLWYRAADDAVAAGADALILADMALMDYVASTYPEQRLHVSVQASASNTDAVNLLVESFGAKRLVLPRVLTVAEIAALARQVDCELEVFAFGGLCVMAEGRCSLSSYVTGQSPNMQGVCSPASHVRYREDGDDMVSELAGFTINRFGPGEAAGYPTLCKGRFHIAGDEGYAFEDPVSLDVMDHLDALQAAGVTALKIEGRQRGKAYVAEVVSSLRAALAAPAADRPQMLARLRRLSEGQSTTSGAYEKKWR